One window from the genome of Dyella sp. A6 encodes:
- a CDS encoding HAL/PAL/TAL family ammonia-lyase has translation MSETIRLDGRSLSRAQLVAVARHGAKVELDPGQLQHVQRAADFLAEKVSCGEPTYGVTTGFGSNADKLLGAHRVRDELPGGNPHQPQGTLMEELQHNLITTHAVCVGKPFAADVVRAMLAIRVNTLMRGHSGIRVETLQALAAMLNAGVVPVVPEKGSVGASGDLAPLSHLAIVLLGGGEAFYRDERMPGGEALKRAGLEPVRLSFKEGLALNNGTAQMLATATLALDDLDYLLGLADLAAAMTLDAFAGRSGALRPEVHALRPHPGQVDTAAHVRGLLQGSTLLDIPYHLVPRFKSWSAEAWTTPEDQALSFDIGWDWVPANQRHGREAFYARFLPFKGGKKHQPQDAYCLRCMPQVHGAVRDAWAQACRVIDIELNAVTDNPLIFPEAENPQFIEDQVISAGHFHGMPLALAMSYVKAAIPVLASISERRLNKLVDPATNDGLPAFLTGNEDGTDSGFMIVQYTAAALVNDLATRAHPASVYSVPTSANAEDHVSMGANEARHVLGMMDDLGHVVALELYTAAQALDFRQEMLNAARRLAARGDWQALAEKVANAPREGHSHHAAFVDEVKTLTAALAQVGDFHAGTSVRAAHETLRRHIGFMHRDRAMDGDVRTVCELVRQRVF, from the coding sequence GTGAGCGAAACCATTCGTCTTGATGGCCGCAGTCTCAGTCGTGCCCAGCTGGTCGCCGTGGCCAGGCACGGTGCGAAGGTGGAACTTGATCCCGGGCAGCTGCAACACGTGCAGCGGGCCGCGGACTTCCTGGCCGAGAAGGTGAGCTGCGGCGAGCCGACCTATGGTGTCACCACCGGCTTCGGCAGCAATGCCGACAAGCTGCTGGGCGCGCATCGCGTGCGCGACGAACTGCCCGGCGGCAATCCGCATCAGCCGCAGGGCACGCTGATGGAGGAACTGCAGCACAACCTGATCACCACCCATGCCGTCTGCGTGGGCAAGCCGTTCGCGGCCGACGTGGTGCGCGCGATGCTGGCGATCCGGGTCAATACGCTGATGCGCGGCCATTCCGGCATCCGGGTGGAGACGCTGCAGGCGCTGGCGGCCATGCTCAATGCGGGCGTGGTGCCGGTAGTGCCGGAAAAGGGCTCGGTCGGCGCAAGTGGCGACCTGGCACCGCTGTCGCACCTGGCGATCGTGCTGCTGGGTGGCGGCGAGGCGTTCTACCGGGACGAGCGCATGCCCGGCGGCGAGGCACTCAAGCGTGCCGGGCTCGAGCCGGTGCGGCTGTCGTTCAAGGAAGGCCTGGCGCTGAACAACGGCACCGCGCAGATGCTGGCGACCGCGACCCTGGCGCTGGACGACCTGGACTATCTGCTGGGCCTGGCCGATCTGGCTGCAGCGATGACGCTGGACGCCTTCGCCGGGCGCAGCGGCGCGCTGCGTCCGGAGGTGCATGCCCTGCGTCCGCATCCGGGGCAGGTCGACACCGCGGCGCACGTGCGCGGGCTGCTGCAGGGCTCGACCCTGCTCGACATTCCGTATCACCTGGTGCCGCGCTTCAAGTCATGGAGTGCCGAGGCATGGACCACGCCGGAAGACCAGGCACTCAGCTTCGACATCGGCTGGGACTGGGTGCCGGCCAATCAGCGGCATGGCCGCGAGGCGTTCTATGCGCGCTTCCTGCCGTTCAAGGGCGGCAAGAAGCATCAGCCGCAGGACGCCTACTGCCTGCGCTGCATGCCGCAGGTGCATGGCGCGGTGCGCGATGCCTGGGCGCAGGCCTGCCGGGTGATCGATATCGAACTGAATGCGGTCACCGACAATCCGCTGATCTTCCCCGAAGCCGAGAATCCCCAGTTCATCGAGGACCAGGTGATCTCGGCCGGCCACTTCCACGGCATGCCGCTGGCACTGGCGATGAGCTACGTGAAGGCGGCGATTCCCGTGCTGGCTTCGATCTCCGAGCGACGCCTCAACAAGCTGGTCGACCCGGCCACCAACGATGGTCTGCCGGCGTTTCTGACCGGCAACGAGGACGGTACCGATTCCGGTTTCATGATCGTGCAGTACACCGCGGCGGCCCTGGTCAACGACCTGGCCACACGTGCGCACCCGGCCAGTGTGTATTCGGTGCCGACCAGCGCCAATGCCGAGGACCACGTGTCGATGGGCGCCAACGAGGCGCGTCACGTGCTGGGGATGATGGACGACCTTGGCCACGTGGTTGCGCTGGAGCTCTACACCGCCGCCCAGGCATTGGATTTCCGCCAGGAAATGCTCAATGCGGCGCGTCGGCTGGCCGCGCGTGGTGACTGGCAGGCGCTGGCCGAGAAGGTGGCCAATGCGCCGCGCGAAGGCCATTCGCACCATGCCGCTTTCGTCGACGAGGTGAAGACGCTGACTGCCGCACTGGCACAGGTGGGCGACTTCCATGCCGGTACGTCCGTGCGTGCCGCGCATGAGACGCTGCGTCGGCACATCGGCTTCATGCATCGCGACCGGGCGATGGACGGTGACGTGCGCACGGTCTGCGAACTGGTGCGGCAACGGGTGTTCTGA
- a CDS encoding YerC/YecD family TrpR-related protein, with protein sequence MKRRSLDPETPAESVEASLYKALLSLKTPAEMSAFLHDLCTPAELEVLVDRWRVVPLLLDGMPYRQIHERTAVSITTIGRVARFLNQGNGGYLAAAARATRGQSVAKKKAST encoded by the coding sequence ATGAAGCGTCGTTCGCTCGATCCAGAGACACCGGCGGAGTCCGTCGAGGCAAGCCTGTACAAGGCTTTGCTCTCGCTGAAGACACCGGCCGAGATGTCCGCCTTCCTGCACGATCTGTGCACACCGGCGGAACTGGAGGTGCTGGTGGACCGCTGGCGCGTGGTGCCGTTGCTGCTGGATGGCATGCCGTATCGGCAGATCCACGAACGCACCGCCGTCAGCATCACCACGATCGGGCGCGTGGCGCGTTTCCTCAACCAGGGCAACGGCGGTTATCTCGCTGCCGCGGCACGCGCCACGCGCGGCCAGTCCGTCGCCAAGAAGAAGGCCAGCACATGA
- the hisG gene encoding ATP phosphoribosyltransferase, which yields MKQRDRLRIAMQKSGRLTEPALDLLKRCGLTFRQSRDKLFCFGEGEPVDLLLVRDDDIPGLIAQGVCDLGIVGRNVLDEFRLTDGREAAPLAELRPLGFGRCRLSIAVPQEMEYSEPGQLSGMRIATSYPGLLGEWLRNHGVDAGVVTLAGSVEIAPRLGTAELICDLVQSGGTLVANQLREADVLLESEAVLAGPQALPSDERGDMLELLLKRLDGVIQVSESRLLLLQTSRGALDAITRLLPGGPQPTLLPVAGQPDQLMVQALCAGEVSWRQLEEIKRAGAREMFVLPVEKMLA from the coding sequence ATGAAACAGCGCGACCGTCTGCGCATCGCCATGCAGAAATCCGGCCGGCTCACCGAGCCGGCACTCGACCTGCTGAAGCGGTGTGGGCTTACTTTCCGTCAGAGCCGCGACAAGCTGTTCTGCTTCGGCGAGGGCGAGCCGGTGGACCTGCTGCTGGTCCGTGACGACGACATCCCCGGCCTGATCGCCCAGGGTGTCTGCGATCTGGGCATCGTCGGCCGCAATGTGCTGGACGAGTTCCGCCTCACCGACGGTCGCGAAGCCGCTCCGCTGGCGGAGCTGCGTCCGCTGGGTTTCGGTCGTTGTCGCCTGTCCATCGCGGTGCCGCAGGAGATGGAATACAGCGAACCGGGCCAACTGTCCGGCATGCGCATCGCCACCTCGTATCCGGGGCTGCTCGGCGAATGGCTGCGTAACCATGGCGTGGACGCCGGTGTGGTGACCCTGGCCGGCTCGGTCGAAATCGCGCCGCGGCTGGGCACGGCCGAACTGATCTGCGATCTGGTGCAGAGCGGTGGCACCCTGGTCGCCAACCAGTTGCGCGAGGCCGACGTGCTGCTGGAAAGCGAGGCCGTGCTGGCCGGTCCGCAGGCGCTGCCCAGCGACGAGCGCGGCGACATGCTGGAGCTGCTGCTGAAGCGGCTCGACGGCGTGATTCAGGTCAGTGAGTCGCGGTTGCTGCTGCTGCAGACCTCGCGCGGTGCGCTGGATGCGATCACCCGGCTGTTGCCCGGTGGCCCGCAGCCGACCCTGCTGCCGGTGGCCGGCCAGCCGGACCAGCTGATGGTGCAGGCGCTGTGTGCCGGCGAAGTGAGCTGGCGGCAGCTCGAGGAAATCAAACGAGCCGGTGCGCGCGAGATGTTCGTGCTGCCGGTGGAGAAGATGCTGGCATGA
- the hisD gene encoding histidinol dehydrogenase, which translates to MKRLDWSQLDEAARGEALARPVQSRGEELRAGVEGIIAAVRARGDDALRELSAKYDRCTLDAIEVGEAEFAAAESALDPALKQAIHEAAERIEAFHRAAAPQSVSLDTAPGVRVERMLRPVARVGLYVPAGSAPLPSTALMLGVPARIAGCREVVLCSPARADGSCDEAVLYAARVTGVHKVFKLGGAQAIAAMAYGTRSVPACDKLFGPGNAWVTEAKLQVSGDPEGAAIDMPAGPSEVLVIADAHANPVFVAADLLSQAEHGPDSQVILLSDSDQLLDRVEVEVRAQCAALPRAEIAVQALSRSRLIRVASLAQAVEVSNRYAPEHLILQVAEPRDLLAGIESAGSVFLGAWTPESVGDYCSGSNHVLPTYGYARSYSGVSVASFQKQITVQQLSADGLRAIGPCTATLAAAEQLEAHRRAVTLRLAALDGVAPATFSTEKAV; encoded by the coding sequence ATGAAGCGTCTGGACTGGTCGCAGCTGGACGAGGCTGCCCGTGGCGAGGCACTGGCACGTCCGGTGCAGTCGCGCGGCGAGGAATTACGCGCCGGTGTGGAAGGCATCATCGCGGCCGTGCGCGCACGCGGCGACGACGCATTGCGCGAGCTCAGCGCCAAGTACGACCGCTGCACGCTCGATGCGATCGAAGTCGGCGAAGCCGAGTTCGCGGCTGCCGAGTCCGCACTGGACCCGGCCCTGAAGCAGGCGATCCACGAGGCGGCGGAAAGGATCGAGGCCTTCCATCGTGCCGCCGCGCCGCAATCGGTGTCGCTGGACACCGCGCCGGGTGTGCGGGTGGAGCGCATGCTGCGCCCGGTGGCGCGGGTGGGCCTGTATGTGCCGGCCGGCAGCGCGCCGCTGCCGTCCACCGCGCTGATGCTTGGCGTGCCGGCCCGCATTGCGGGTTGCCGCGAGGTGGTGTTGTGTTCGCCGGCGCGCGCCGATGGGTCGTGCGACGAGGCGGTACTGTACGCGGCCCGCGTCACCGGCGTGCACAAGGTGTTCAAGCTGGGCGGCGCGCAGGCGATCGCGGCGATGGCCTACGGCACCCGCAGTGTGCCCGCGTGCGACAAGCTGTTCGGTCCGGGCAACGCCTGGGTGACCGAGGCGAAACTGCAGGTTTCGGGCGATCCGGAAGGCGCCGCCATCGACATGCCGGCCGGGCCGTCCGAGGTGCTGGTGATCGCCGATGCCCACGCCAATCCGGTGTTCGTCGCGGCCGACCTGCTCTCGCAGGCCGAGCATGGCCCGGATTCGCAGGTCATCCTGCTGAGCGATTCCGACCAGCTGCTCGATCGTGTCGAGGTCGAGGTGCGCGCGCAGTGCGCTGCCTTGCCGCGCGCGGAGATCGCGGTGCAGGCGCTTTCGCGCAGCCGCCTGATCCGGGTGGCGTCGCTGGCACAGGCGGTCGAGGTCAGCAACCGCTATGCACCGGAGCACCTGATCCTGCAGGTGGCCGAGCCGCGCGACCTGCTTGCGGGTATCGAGAGTGCGGGGTCGGTATTCCTGGGCGCGTGGACGCCGGAGTCGGTGGGCGATTACTGCAGCGGCAGCAATCACGTGCTGCCGACCTACGGCTATGCGCGCAGCTACAGCGGCGTGTCGGTGGCCAGCTTCCAGAAGCAGATCACCGTGCAGCAGCTTTCGGCCGACGGGCTGCGCGCCATCGGTCCGTGCACGGCGACATTGGCGGCGGCCGAGCAACTGGAGGCCCATCGTCGTGCGGTGACCCTGCGCCTGGCGGCGCTGGACGGCGTCGCGCCGGCAACATTTTCGACGGAGAAGGCGGTATGA
- the hisC gene encoding histidinol-phosphate transaminase, translated as MNVLDLARPEIRALQPYSSARMEADGGQLMLNANESAWPPVGDTGQGCNRYPEPQPSALLDALALLYGVRREQLLVGRGSDEAIDLLVRAFCRAGQDAILIQPPTFGMYAVCARVQGAAVIEAPLDKDFRLDVDALLAAVTPAVKLVFVCRPSNPTGQDVPRADIETLARALAGRALLVVDEAYVEFADQPSVADLIDRYDNVAVLRTLSKAWALAGARIGSLLANADVIALLRRIMPPYPLPLPCVDAALIALSGWGQANTRQRIGTVCKQREAMQSALAALAGVKQVLPSQANFLTVRFHDAGDVLRRLLAEGIVVRDVRRYPGLSDALRITIGTPEENAQVIKVLKQSAVAQPVAVAGQGT; from the coding sequence ATGAACGTGCTTGACCTCGCGCGGCCGGAAATCCGCGCACTGCAACCTTATTCTTCGGCCCGCATGGAGGCCGACGGCGGTCAGCTGATGCTGAACGCGAACGAGTCGGCCTGGCCGCCGGTGGGCGACACCGGGCAGGGCTGCAACCGGTATCCGGAACCGCAGCCGTCGGCCCTGCTCGATGCGCTGGCGCTGCTGTATGGCGTGCGTCGCGAGCAGTTGCTGGTGGGGCGTGGCAGTGACGAGGCCATCGACCTGCTGGTGCGCGCGTTCTGCCGGGCCGGCCAGGATGCGATCCTGATCCAGCCGCCGACCTTCGGCATGTATGCGGTCTGTGCGCGTGTCCAGGGTGCGGCCGTGATCGAAGCGCCGCTGGACAAGGATTTCAGGCTCGACGTGGACGCGTTGCTGGCCGCGGTGACGCCGGCGGTGAAGCTGGTGTTCGTCTGCCGGCCGAGCAACCCCACCGGGCAGGACGTGCCGCGTGCCGATATCGAGACCCTGGCCAGGGCACTGGCCGGTCGTGCCCTGCTGGTCGTGGACGAGGCTTATGTCGAGTTCGCCGACCAGCCCAGCGTGGCCGACCTGATCGACCGTTACGACAACGTGGCGGTGCTGCGCACCCTGTCCAAGGCCTGGGCACTGGCTGGCGCTCGCATCGGCAGCCTGCTGGCGAATGCCGACGTGATCGCCCTGCTGCGGCGGATCATGCCGCCTTATCCGCTGCCGCTGCCCTGCGTGGATGCCGCGCTGATCGCGCTGTCGGGCTGGGGGCAGGCGAATACGCGCCAGCGCATCGGTACGGTATGCAAGCAGCGTGAGGCGATGCAGTCGGCGCTGGCGGCTCTGGCCGGCGTGAAGCAGGTGCTGCCGTCACAGGCCAATTTCCTCACGGTCCGTTTCCACGATGCCGGCGACGTGCTGCGCCGCCTGCTGGCCGAGGGCATCGTGGTGCGCGACGTGCGCCGCTATCCGGGCCTGTCGGATGCGCTGCGCATCACCATCGGCACGCCCGAGGAAAATGCCCAGGTGATCAAGGTCCTGAAGCAGTCCGCGGTCGCGCAGCCGGTTGCCGTGGCGGGACAGGGCACATGA
- the hisB gene encoding bifunctional histidinol-phosphatase/imidazoleglycerol-phosphate dehydratase HisB, translated as MSRKLLFVDRDGCLIEEPADEQIDSYEKLALLPGVIAALQRFVAAGYELVMVTNQDGLGTASFPEADFAGPHALLLRILASQGVGFREVLVDRSFPHEGKDTRKPGVGLMRSYLADDGWSRAASLMVGDRESDLLFAANMGVRGFRVGPDGIDWADVAHQVLDAPRVATVTRNTKETRIQVSVNLDKVAEPQVHTGLGFFDHMLEQIGKHGGFALTLHCDGDIHIDDHHTIEDCALALGQALRQALGDKRGIGRYGFSLPMDESAADARLDLSGRPYFVFEGTFPRDRVGEVSTELVPHFFRSLCETLGANLHLSVRGENAHHMVEACFKVVARALRQAIQREGSELPSTKGAL; from the coding sequence ATGAGTCGGAAGTTGCTCTTCGTGGACCGCGATGGCTGCCTGATCGAGGAGCCGGCGGACGAACAGATCGACAGCTACGAAAAACTTGCCCTGTTGCCTGGCGTGATCGCCGCATTGCAGCGCTTCGTGGCGGCTGGCTACGAACTGGTGATGGTGACCAACCAGGACGGGCTGGGCACGGCGAGCTTTCCCGAGGCCGATTTCGCCGGGCCGCACGCCTTGCTGCTGCGTATCCTCGCATCGCAGGGAGTCGGTTTCCGCGAAGTGCTGGTGGATCGCAGTTTTCCGCATGAGGGCAAGGACACCCGCAAACCCGGCGTGGGCCTGATGCGCAGTTATCTTGCGGACGATGGCTGGAGCCGCGCCGCGTCGCTGATGGTGGGCGACCGTGAGAGCGACCTGCTGTTCGCCGCGAACATGGGCGTGCGCGGCTTCCGGGTGGGGCCTGACGGCATCGACTGGGCCGATGTCGCGCACCAGGTGCTGGACGCGCCGCGTGTCGCCACGGTCACGCGCAACACCAAGGAAACCCGCATCCAGGTGAGCGTCAATCTGGACAAGGTGGCCGAGCCGCAGGTCCACACCGGCCTTGGCTTCTTCGACCACATGCTGGAACAGATCGGCAAGCATGGCGGTTTCGCCCTGACGCTGCACTGCGACGGCGACATCCATATCGACGATCACCACACCATCGAGGACTGCGCGCTGGCTCTCGGGCAGGCCCTGCGGCAGGCCCTGGGCGACAAGCGCGGGATCGGCCGCTATGGCTTCTCGTTGCCGATGGACGAGAGTGCAGCGGATGCCCGGCTGGACCTTTCCGGTCGACCGTATTTCGTTTTCGAGGGCACGTTTCCGCGCGATCGCGTGGGCGAGGTCTCCACCGAACTGGTGCCGCACTTCTTCCGTTCGCTGTGCGAGACGCTGGGCGCCAACCTGCACCTGTCGGTGCGTGGCGAGAACGCGCACCACATGGTCGAAGCCTGTTTCAAGGTAGTGGCCCGCGCGCTGCGCCAGGCGATCCAGCGCGAGGGCAGCGAACTGCCCAGCACCAAGGGAGCGCTGTAA
- the hisH gene encoding imidazole glycerol phosphate synthase subunit HisH, with translation MSVVLVDAGGTNIGSVRYALQRLGVEAALTADAAAIRAADKVILPGVGAAGPGMARLRELGLVELMRSLTQPVLGVCLGMQLLCAHSEEGDTECLGVIDAPVRRFHEVPGLRVPHMGWNALEAVREHPLLDGLVAGEQAYFVHSYAVPAGDYTLATTDFGGPFSAVIARGNFHGMQFHPERSASVGSRLLKNFLSL, from the coding sequence ATGAGCGTGGTACTGGTGGATGCCGGTGGCACCAACATCGGTTCGGTGCGCTACGCCCTGCAGCGGCTGGGCGTCGAAGCGGCGCTTACTGCCGATGCGGCAGCGATCCGCGCCGCCGACAAGGTGATCCTGCCGGGCGTGGGTGCGGCCGGGCCCGGCATGGCACGGTTGCGCGAGCTGGGCCTGGTCGAGCTGATGCGATCGCTGACCCAGCCGGTGCTGGGCGTGTGCCTGGGCATGCAGCTGCTGTGCGCGCATTCGGAGGAGGGCGATACCGAGTGCCTGGGCGTGATCGATGCTCCGGTGCGCCGCTTCCACGAGGTACCGGGGTTGCGCGTTCCGCACATGGGCTGGAACGCGCTTGAAGCCGTGCGCGAGCATCCGCTGCTGGACGGACTGGTAGCCGGCGAACAGGCTTATTTCGTACACAGCTACGCGGTGCCGGCCGGCGACTACACGCTGGCGACGACCGATTTTGGCGGTCCGTTTTCGGCGGTGATCGCCCGCGGCAATTTCCACGGCATGCAATTCCATCCCGAGCGGTCCGCCAGCGTGGGCTCCCGACTCCTGAAGAATTTCCTCTCGCTATGA
- a CDS encoding 1-(5-phosphoribosyl)-5-[(5-phosphoribosylamino)methylideneamino] imidazole-4-carboxamide isomerase translates to MTFNVIPAIDLRGGQVVRLKQGDYAQQTDYPFDPVQLASRYAAAGAAWLHLVDLDGARSGSLDNLKVIETIAANGMQVQAGGGVRGEGDLRRLFDAGVQRVVLGSVAIRDPETVAGWLASHGPERLTLALDTRRIEGRWALPSAGWTELEARTLDELAPWYAVRGARHLLCTDIDRDGMLAGFNLDLYRHLADTVPTLAVQASGGVRSLDDIRAAREAGAGGVILGRALLEGRFTVEEALAC, encoded by the coding sequence ATGACGTTCAACGTGATTCCCGCGATCGACCTGCGCGGCGGCCAGGTGGTCCGCCTCAAACAGGGCGACTACGCACAGCAGACCGACTATCCGTTCGACCCGGTCCAACTGGCATCGCGCTACGCAGCAGCCGGCGCGGCGTGGCTGCACCTGGTGGACCTGGACGGTGCCCGCTCCGGCAGCCTGGACAACCTGAAGGTGATCGAGACGATCGCGGCGAACGGCATGCAGGTGCAGGCCGGCGGTGGCGTACGTGGCGAAGGCGACCTGCGCCGCTTGTTCGATGCCGGCGTGCAGCGGGTGGTCTTGGGCAGCGTGGCGATCCGCGATCCGGAGACCGTGGCCGGCTGGCTGGCCAGTCATGGGCCGGAGCGGCTCACGCTGGCCCTGGATACCCGTCGCATCGAGGGACGCTGGGCGCTGCCGAGCGCGGGCTGGACCGAGCTGGAAGCGCGCACCCTGGATGAATTGGCGCCGTGGTACGCGGTACGCGGTGCGCGCCACCTGCTGTGCACCGACATCGATCGCGACGGCATGCTGGCCGGCTTCAACCTCGATCTTTACCGGCATCTGGCCGATACCGTGCCGACGCTGGCAGTGCAGGCTTCCGGCGGCGTGCGTTCGCTGGATGATATCCGTGCCGCGCGTGAGGCCGGAGCGGGTGGCGTGATTCTTGGCCGTGCCCTGCTGGAGGGGCGTTTCACTGTGGAGGAGGCGCTGGCATGCTGA
- the hisF gene encoding imidazole glycerol phosphate synthase subunit HisF → MLSRRIIPCLDVRDGQVVKGVRFRDHVVMGDIVDLALRYRDEGADELVFYDITASPEGRSVDRGWVEKVARVIDIPFCVAGGIRSVAEARATLHAGADKVSVNSPALERPELIDELADAFGVQCVVVGVDSLRDDDGEWRVRQYTGDPSKTRALARRTLDWVTEVQQRGAGEIVLNCMGSDGVRQGYDLEQLKLVRSLCRVPLVASGGAGAPVHFRDAFVDADVDAALAASVFHSGAIAIPGLKRYLREQGVAMRID, encoded by the coding sequence ATGCTGAGTCGCCGCATCATCCCCTGCCTCGACGTGCGCGATGGTCAGGTGGTCAAGGGCGTGCGTTTCCGCGACCACGTGGTGATGGGCGACATCGTCGACCTGGCGCTGCGTTATCGCGACGAGGGCGCGGACGAACTGGTGTTCTACGACATCACTGCCAGCCCCGAAGGGCGCAGCGTCGATCGCGGCTGGGTCGAGAAAGTGGCGCGGGTGATCGACATACCGTTCTGCGTGGCCGGCGGCATCCGTTCCGTCGCCGAGGCGCGCGCTACGCTGCACGCCGGCGCGGACAAGGTGTCGGTGAATTCGCCGGCACTGGAGCGTCCCGAACTGATCGACGAGCTGGCCGATGCGTTCGGTGTGCAATGCGTGGTGGTGGGTGTGGATTCGCTGCGCGACGATGACGGCGAGTGGCGGGTACGCCAATACACCGGCGACCCGTCGAAGACCCGTGCGCTGGCGCGGCGTACCCTGGACTGGGTGACCGAGGTGCAGCAGCGTGGCGCGGGCGAGATCGTGCTCAACTGCATGGGCAGCGATGGCGTGCGGCAGGGTTACGACCTCGAGCAACTCAAGCTGGTCCGGTCACTTTGTCGCGTTCCGCTGGTCGCCTCGGGCGGCGCCGGTGCGCCAGTGCATTTCCGCGACGCTTTCGTCGATGCCGACGTGGATGCGGCGCTGGCCGCCAGCGTGTTCCATTCCGGTGCCATCGCCATTCCCGGACTCAAGCGCTACCTGCGGGAGCAGGGCGTGGCGATGCGCATCGACTAG
- the hisIE gene encoding bifunctional phosphoribosyl-AMP cyclohydrolase/phosphoribosyl-ATP diphosphatase HisIE: MTAANPTDLSRLDWSKGGGLLPAIVQHWRSGEVLMLGYMNAEALAETQRTGHVTFFSRSKQRLWTKGESSGHVLDLKSVRIDCDADTLLLQAEPRGPTCHTGSFSCFGERDEVRPPLGFLAELDALVESRHAERPEGSYTTKLFDSGIRRMAQKVGEEGVESALAAVAQGDEELLGESADLLFHLTVLLRARGLGLADVANLLAQRHSRRRQDGGH; this comes from the coding sequence ATGACTGCTGCCAACCCGACCGATCTTTCCCGCCTCGACTGGTCCAAGGGCGGCGGCCTGCTGCCGGCCATCGTGCAGCACTGGCGCAGTGGTGAAGTGCTGATGCTGGGCTACATGAATGCCGAGGCGCTGGCCGAGACGCAACGCACCGGCCATGTCACGTTTTTCAGTCGAAGCAAGCAGCGCCTGTGGACCAAGGGTGAAAGCTCGGGCCACGTGCTCGACCTGAAGTCAGTACGCATCGACTGCGATGCCGATACCTTGCTGCTGCAGGCAGAACCCCGCGGTCCGACCTGCCATACCGGCAGCTTCAGCTGCTTCGGCGAACGTGACGAGGTGCGGCCGCCGCTGGGTTTCCTGGCCGAACTCGACGCGCTGGTCGAGTCACGCCATGCCGAGCGTCCGGAGGGCAGTTACACCACCAAACTGTTCGACAGCGGCATCCGTCGCATGGCGCAGAAGGTCGGCGAGGAGGGCGTGGAAAGCGCACTCGCGGCCGTAGCCCAGGGTGACGAGGAACTGCTCGGCGAATCCGCGGATCTGCTGTTCCATCTCACCGTGCTGTTGCGGGCTCGTGGTCTTGGCCTGGCCGATGTCGCGAACCTGCTCGCGCAGAGGCACTCCAGGCGTCGCCAGGACGGCGGGCACTAG
- a CDS encoding C13 family peptidase, producing the protein MRTTIAALLAFAAGVLLMLLLPGRTTRSTAIDSLPAAAGTVLPQPAGGIAMSTGDATGSDDGWRDWPAKAPTPEQVVYDQSDLMQRALADLGPRKPGTPNLYLIAFAGDGSEGVFRNEAEYAAQLFTRRFGPSTHALVLENNPATLETHPLADWSNLEYALDGLARVMKPDDILMLYFTSHGSEDHQLLVDMDPLPLDQISATDLPGILAEHKFKWKVVVVNACYSGGFIPPLRNPDTLVLTAARADRSSFGCGSESDITYFGHAWLVDAMNRTDNFVTAFQQARSQIARWETQDKLTPSDPQIYAGKNIAAELARWRKGIKPGPAVPFAPQAPARQP; encoded by the coding sequence ATGCGCACGACCATCGCCGCCCTGCTGGCCTTCGCCGCCGGTGTGCTGCTCATGTTGCTGCTTCCCGGCCGTACCACGCGGTCGACTGCGATCGACAGCCTTCCCGCAGCTGCCGGCACGGTGCTGCCGCAACCCGCTGGGGGTATCGCGATGTCGACAGGCGACGCCACGGGTAGCGACGATGGATGGCGTGACTGGCCGGCAAAGGCTCCGACTCCTGAGCAGGTGGTCTACGACCAGTCCGACCTGATGCAACGTGCACTGGCTGATCTGGGGCCGCGCAAACCCGGCACACCCAACCTGTACCTGATTGCCTTTGCCGGCGATGGCAGCGAAGGCGTCTTTCGCAACGAGGCCGAGTACGCCGCGCAGCTGTTCACCCGCCGCTTCGGCCCGAGCACGCATGCGCTGGTTCTCGAAAACAATCCGGCCACCCTCGAGACTCATCCGCTGGCCGACTGGAGCAACCTCGAGTACGCACTGGACGGATTGGCCCGCGTGATGAAGCCGGATGACATCCTGATGCTCTACTTCACCAGCCACGGCAGCGAGGACCACCAACTGCTGGTGGACATGGACCCGCTGCCGCTTGACCAGATCAGTGCCACCGACCTGCCTGGAATCCTTGCCGAGCACAAGTTCAAGTGGAAAGTGGTGGTGGTGAATGCCTGCTATTCCGGCGGTTTCATCCCGCCGCTGCGCAACCCGGACACCCTGGTGCTCACCGCCGCGCGCGCCGACCGCAGCTCGTTCGGCTGCGGCAGCGAGTCGGACATCACGTACTTCGGCCATGCCTGGCTGGTCGATGCCATGAACCGGACCGACAACTTCGTGACCGCCTTCCAGCAGGCACGCAGCCAGATCGCCCGCTGGGAAACGCAGGACAAGCTGACGCCGTCCGACCCGCAGATCTACGCCGGCAAAAACATCGCCGCCGAGCTAGCCCGTTGGCGCAAGGGCATCAAACCCGGCCCGGCCGTGCCGTTCGCTCCGCAGGCGCCCGCACGGCAACCCTAG